One Actinoplanes missouriensis 431 DNA segment encodes these proteins:
- a CDS encoding sigma-70 family RNA polymerase sigma factor: MTESQIATAPDSDLVRAAQGGSVGALDQLITGHLPLIYNIIGRALNGHPDVDDLVQDTMLQAIRSLRSLRDPDRFRSWLIAIAYRRVQMYLRTRKMTLARRHTEPVDVPDPLGDFAERTTAELVVADQRRELAEAGRWLEESDRELLALWWQEARGDLSRAELAAALAVKPKHAAVRVQRMKTQLDLARGVVRALRARPMCPELADTIRFWDGSTGSLWRKRLARHVRDCPKCHVHQAGMVSPERLLLGVTLLPVPAALTAAVQGALHGGGAAVQPAALSMVANVTALVQQKALVIATAVTVAAGGGFAYAVLHEPAEPDAPVAVAPPPSAPSAQVPVTVRPSAAASPSASAAPSASSSAKANPPAATRADIYVAPGGDDGGDGSIGRPFATIGKAVAVVKPGQTIALRGGTYRLTSPITITTSGTAAQRVTLTGYRGERPVIDASAIPAGKWAITQEASYWTVRDLEISGAPDQAYVCRSCVGGVFQRLVIHGSGSAGLMLRDAGTRDNQVLDSDFYDNRGSGLAVQFGDGGGNLLRGNRAFANGGDGVNLGAFNGAVGVEYTWSFGNGANGFALGGGSPAATGAHRVRHSASWGNNGHGFVDEGSVAAIELSNNTAFRNTGLGFAMTTAPAVLRRNVAAENDQGEVSLSSGAKADGNSWQEPGTSFESTDPGGTDGARTSSGGLPATDYLVTGNGKGASMSGS; encoded by the coding sequence GTGACGGAGAGTCAGATTGCGACCGCGCCCGACAGTGATCTGGTCCGCGCCGCGCAGGGCGGCAGCGTCGGCGCCCTCGACCAGTTGATCACCGGGCACCTGCCGCTGATCTACAACATCATCGGCCGCGCGCTGAACGGGCACCCGGACGTCGACGACCTGGTGCAGGACACCATGCTCCAGGCCATTCGCAGTCTGCGCTCCCTCCGCGATCCTGACCGTTTTCGATCATGGTTGATCGCCATCGCGTACCGCCGGGTCCAGATGTATCTGCGCACCCGGAAGATGACCCTGGCCCGCCGCCACACAGAGCCGGTCGACGTGCCCGACCCGCTCGGCGACTTCGCCGAGCGGACCACCGCCGAGCTGGTCGTCGCCGACCAGCGCCGGGAGCTCGCCGAGGCCGGCCGCTGGCTCGAGGAGAGCGACCGGGAGCTGCTCGCGCTCTGGTGGCAGGAGGCCCGGGGCGATCTGAGCCGCGCCGAGCTGGCCGCCGCGCTCGCGGTGAAGCCGAAACACGCCGCGGTCCGGGTGCAGCGGATGAAGACGCAGCTCGACCTGGCCCGCGGCGTGGTCCGCGCGTTGCGAGCCCGTCCGATGTGCCCGGAGCTGGCGGACACCATCCGGTTCTGGGACGGCAGCACCGGCTCGCTGTGGCGCAAACGCCTGGCCCGGCACGTGCGCGACTGCCCGAAGTGCCACGTCCACCAGGCCGGCATGGTCTCGCCGGAGCGTCTGCTGCTCGGTGTCACGCTGCTGCCGGTGCCGGCCGCCCTCACCGCGGCGGTCCAGGGCGCCCTGCACGGCGGGGGCGCCGCGGTCCAGCCGGCCGCGCTCAGCATGGTCGCGAACGTCACCGCGCTGGTGCAGCAGAAGGCCCTGGTGATCGCGACCGCGGTGACCGTGGCGGCCGGTGGCGGCTTCGCCTACGCGGTCCTGCACGAGCCGGCCGAGCCGGACGCCCCGGTGGCGGTCGCGCCGCCCCCGTCCGCCCCGTCGGCGCAGGTCCCGGTCACGGTCCGGCCGTCCGCGGCGGCGAGCCCGAGTGCCTCCGCCGCGCCGTCCGCCTCGTCCTCGGCGAAGGCGAACCCGCCGGCCGCCACCCGGGCCGACATCTACGTGGCACCGGGCGGCGACGACGGCGGTGACGGCAGCATCGGTCGTCCGTTCGCGACGATCGGCAAGGCGGTCGCGGTGGTGAAGCCGGGGCAGACGATCGCGTTGCGGGGCGGCACGTACCGGCTGACGAGTCCGATAACGATTACTACGAGCGGTACTGCCGCGCAGCGGGTCACGCTCACCGGCTACCGCGGCGAGCGGCCGGTGATCGACGCGTCCGCGATCCCGGCCGGCAAGTGGGCGATCACCCAGGAGGCGTCCTACTGGACGGTCCGGGACCTGGAGATCTCCGGGGCGCCCGATCAGGCGTACGTCTGCCGCTCCTGTGTCGGTGGGGTCTTCCAGCGTCTCGTGATCCACGGCAGCGGGAGCGCCGGGCTGATGCTGCGCGACGCCGGCACGAGGGACAACCAGGTGCTGGACAGCGACTTCTACGACAACCGGGGTTCCGGCCTGGCCGTCCAGTTCGGCGACGGCGGCGGCAACCTGCTGCGCGGCAACCGGGCGTTCGCCAACGGCGGCGACGGCGTCAACCTGGGCGCCTTCAACGGCGCGGTCGGCGTCGAGTACACCTGGTCGTTCGGGAACGGCGCGAACGGCTTCGCGCTCGGCGGCGGCAGCCCTGCCGCCACCGGCGCGCACCGGGTCCGGCACAGCGCGTCCTGGGGCAACAACGGTCACGGCTTCGTCGACGAGGGCAGCGTCGCGGCGATCGAGCTGAGCAACAACACCGCGTTCCGCAACACCGGGCTCGGTTTCGCGATGACCACCGCGCCGGCCGTGCTGCGGCGCAACGTGGCGGCGGAGAACGATCAGGGCGAGGTCTCGCTGTCCTCGGGGGCCAAGGCGGACGGCAACAGCTGGCAGGAGCCGGGCACCTCGTTCGAGTCCACCGACCCGGGCGGCACCGACGGCGCACGGACGAGCTCCGGCGGCCTGCCCGCCACCGACTACCTGGTGACCGGAAACGGCAAGGGCGCCTCGATGTCCGGCTCCTAG
- a CDS encoding NYN domain-containing protein, which translates to MARVRAALYLDFDNVFSGLIKQDPDVAIRFAKEPAAWLARLTASLTVDGPRRWLVVRCYMNPGGWVPNPDPEAGQPRLYYSQFRPFFVNAGFEVIDCPRLTHTKNAADIRMVVDAVDALADPVVYEEFVIASGDSDMTPLLVRLRRSDRRTTIVSPSDAAEAFVAVADRLITSQELLELVQGEPVETDEEPPEGSSGAEVAETPVSYEQFRDLVRWRYDAATAPLNLASLAHDLRRQLGPSVDETNWFGFGGFVRGLESLGLAHAKFSNHFVWDESRHDPPESSGGSGPAPEPVGRLSALLSLPRLPKEMWPAVYRALADYAAEHHFNLTEATRWARDRLAEQGVDVSRASIAFVTRGTAFGGAPLYRQPPPVAEEIATAFADNVLNRAEAASIALTDEEAAEVRAWLGADSSGTA; encoded by the coding sequence ATGGCCCGGGTGCGTGCGGCTCTTTACCTCGATTTCGACAACGTGTTCAGCGGCCTGATCAAACAGGACCCGGACGTGGCCATCAGGTTCGCCAAGGAGCCGGCCGCCTGGCTGGCCCGGCTGACCGCGTCACTCACCGTGGACGGACCACGCCGCTGGCTGGTGGTCCGCTGCTACATGAACCCGGGCGGCTGGGTGCCGAACCCGGACCCCGAGGCCGGCCAGCCCCGCCTCTACTACTCCCAGTTCCGCCCGTTCTTCGTCAACGCCGGCTTCGAGGTGATCGACTGCCCGAGGCTCACGCACACGAAGAACGCCGCGGACATCCGGATGGTGGTGGACGCGGTCGACGCCCTGGCCGATCCGGTGGTCTACGAGGAATTCGTGATCGCGTCCGGCGACTCGGACATGACACCGCTGCTGGTCCGGCTGCGACGGTCCGACCGGCGTACCACGATCGTCTCGCCGTCGGACGCCGCCGAGGCGTTCGTCGCCGTCGCCGACCGTCTGATCACCAGCCAGGAGCTGCTCGAACTGGTGCAGGGCGAGCCGGTGGAGACCGACGAGGAGCCGCCGGAGGGCAGCTCGGGCGCGGAGGTCGCCGAGACGCCGGTCTCCTACGAGCAGTTCCGCGACCTGGTCCGCTGGCGTTACGACGCCGCCACCGCCCCGCTCAACCTCGCCTCGCTCGCCCACGACCTGCGCCGCCAGCTGGGCCCGAGCGTCGACGAGACGAACTGGTTCGGGTTCGGCGGGTTCGTCCGGGGCCTGGAGAGCCTGGGCCTCGCGCACGCCAAGTTCTCCAACCACTTCGTCTGGGACGAGAGCCGCCACGACCCGCCCGAGTCGTCCGGCGGATCCGGCCCCGCGCCCGAGCCGGTGGGCCGCCTCAGCGCGCTGCTCAGCCTGCCCCGCCTGCCCAAGGAGATGTGGCCGGCGGTCTACCGGGCGCTTGCCGACTACGCCGCCGAGCACCACTTCAACCTGACCGAGGCGACCCGCTGGGCCCGTGACCGCCTGGCCGAGCAGGGCGTCGACGTCAGCCGCGCCTCGATCGCCTTCGTCACCCGGGGCACCGCGTTCGGCGGGGCGCCGCTCTACCGCCAGCCGCCGCCGGTCGCCGAGGAGATCGCCACCGCGTTCGCGGACAACGTGCTGAACCGGGCCGAGGCCGCGTCGATCGCGCTCACCGACGAGGAGGCCGCGGAAGTGCGCGCCTGGCTGGGAGCGGATTCATCGGGTACGGCCTGA
- a CDS encoding GlsB/YeaQ/YmgE family stress response membrane protein: MEVTGFFTAIIIGLIIGALGRLVLPGKQNISIWLTLAIGVVAALIGTFLAAAIGVDDTRGVDWIELALQVGLAALGVSLVAGLRARR; the protein is encoded by the coding sequence GTGGAAGTGACCGGCTTCTTCACCGCCATCATCATCGGACTCATCATCGGCGCGCTCGGCCGGCTGGTGCTGCCCGGCAAGCAGAACATCTCGATCTGGCTCACGCTGGCGATCGGCGTGGTCGCCGCCCTGATCGGCACGTTCCTCGCCGCCGCGATCGGCGTCGACGACACCCGTGGCGTCGACTGGATCGAGCTGGCGCTGCAGGTCGGCCTCGCCGCGCTCGGCGTGTCGCTGGTCGCGGGCCTCCGTGCACGCCGCTGA